The genomic region TGGAAAATATAAAGGAAAAAGCTTCTGCAAGTTTTACAATTGATATCGAATTAGAATAGAACTTTAAACTCCAAATTCAATAAATATTTTACAGTTCACATTTAACAATATTTAATGGTGCTTACAAAAAATATAATTCGAGTCGCAACACATCATTTGTGCCCTTGAACGTGATCATCCAATTACGATAATATGTACAAGTGGGATGTATGAAAAAGTATATACCGTTTCACAAGTGTTTACAGTGATGTAAAACATAATGGTGGAGGTGAAGCGATATGTTTAAAAAAATAGCTAATACGATACAGGCTCAAATCATAGCACTCATCATAGCTCTAGCCTTTATTATATTATCTCTTGTTAATATTTTTTCAGTGACCACGAATATTAAAGTGGTTTTGAGTGTTTTTCCTTTAATCGTTTTTTCAATTATAAGCGTGTTATGCTTGTATAATATTCAAAAAATTAAGCAGAAGAAATAGTTATTCTATTAGTTTTGATATCTAATACTATTGAATATCCGTTAAAAGAACTCGGTACTATGACTGTATCGAGTCTTTTTTGGCAATCAATTTGTATATTCCGACAAAAAAATGTTGGATTTTGTTTGATTGAAAGAAGCTTTTTTGTTTGAATTTGACTAAAGGTGTAGTAAGTTAATAATATTACATATTGAATCAATAATACTTTTCAGATTCAAAACATCAAAAAGATAATTTTATAAAAAGGTGTGAAGCATTTGAATAAATATGAACGTTTGGATGAGATTGCACGTCGTGTTAATGAAAAGGGAACGATTCGGATTACTGATATAGTTGAGGATTTAAATGTATCTGATATGACGGTAAGACGTGATTTGGTGGAGCTAGAGGAACAAGGGATATTGACCAAGATTCATGGTGGAGCTCGGAGTAATGCTGCTTTTCAATATAAAGAAATGTCTCATCATGAAAAGCATACTAAGAAAAGTAAAGAAAAGTATGAAATTGCTAAAAAAGCAGCAGATCTCATTGAAGATGGAAATATCATCTTTTTAGGCCCAGGTACAACGGTTGAAATGTTAGCCAAAGAAATTGAAAATAAGCGTTTATCAGTTGTGACGAATTGTTTACCGGTATTTCAAATTTTACAACATAAACGATCAGAGCACTTTTCAGTGTATCTTATTGGAGGATCACAACGTAAGTTAACAGAATCATTTGTTGGTGAAATGGCAAACACATTACTAGAAAAAATGCGATTTTCAAAAATCTTCTTTAGTGCGAATGGAATTAAAGGGAATGAAGTGATGACGTCTTCATACGAAGAAGCCTATACTCAAAAATTAGCGATTTCACATTCGAATGAAAAATATATATTGGCAGATGACTCAAAGATTGGCAAAGAAGATTTCGTATCATTTTGTGAGTTAAAGGATTTAACTGCTATCGTAACAAATTCATTAACGGAAGAACAGCTGACCTCTATTCAACAATATATTGAAATCATATAAATATAAAGACTAGGACCCAAAAGTGTCTTAGTCTTTTTTGTTTGAATTTGAGTATTATGAATAATAATAAACAAAAATAAACTGAAATATGTTGAATTGATGTTTGTTTTGGTCTATAATTCAATTGTAAACAAATGAAAGCGCTTATATATGTGTGAGTCAACAACTGATTGGGAGGATGATAAGGATGAAAGTGATTATAGGTGCAGATCAACATGGACTAAGTTTAAAAACACATATTCAAACATATTTACTTGATCGCGGTTATGATGTTGTCGATGTGACGAGTGATAGTTTAAAAGATTTTGTGGATGTCACTGTTGCAGTGGCCAAAGAGGTGCAACAAGCTGACGATAACTTAGGGATTGTGATTGATGAGTACGGTGCAGGAAGTTTTATGGTTGCGACTAAGATTAAAGGCATGATTGCTGCAGAAGTATCTGATGAG from Staphylococcus felis harbors:
- a CDS encoding DeoR/GlpR family DNA-binding transcription regulator encodes the protein MNKYERLDEIARRVNEKGTIRITDIVEDLNVSDMTVRRDLVELEEQGILTKIHGGARSNAAFQYKEMSHHEKHTKKSKEKYEIAKKAADLIEDGNIIFLGPGTTVEMLAKEIENKRLSVVTNCLPVFQILQHKRSEHFSVYLIGGSQRKLTESFVGEMANTLLEKMRFSKIFFSANGIKGNEVMTSSYEEAYTQKLAISHSNEKYILADDSKIGKEDFVSFCELKDLTAIVTNSLTEEQLTSIQQYIEII
- the lacA gene encoding galactose-6-phosphate isomerase subunit LacA; its protein translation is MKVIIGADQHGLSLKTHIQTYLLDRGYDVVDVTSDSLKDFVDVTVAVAKEVQQADDNLGIVIDEYGAGSFMVATKIKGMIAAEVSDERSAYMTRSHNNAKMITLGSALVGETLAENIVKGFVEGAYDGGRHQIRVDMLNKMG